The following are encoded together in the Euzebyales bacterium genome:
- a CDS encoding BTAD domain-containing putative transcriptional regulator, with the protein MGEWTKARIQLCGRYVADIDGSRVEQALPGRKGRILFAYLALKRGRPSPRDELLVAGWGDDHPAEAASALNVALSKLRRSLGADRLHGRAEIELRLPPATFVDAEAALEGAHRAESYIAEGQWAQAWGPAGIAYHVATRPFLMGLEAPWIDAWRRRLEEVRLRGLECFAAASLGLGGPALAQAEERARMLTELAPYRESGHCLLMEALERRGNVAEALRAYERLRVLLRDELGIAPSPVVQTVHRRLLRTAD; encoded by the coding sequence ATGGGTGAGTGGACCAAGGCCAGGATCCAGCTCTGCGGGCGGTACGTGGCCGACATCGACGGCTCCCGCGTCGAACAGGCCCTGCCCGGCCGCAAGGGGCGCATCCTGTTCGCGTACCTGGCCCTGAAGCGGGGCCGTCCATCGCCTCGCGACGAGCTGCTCGTGGCCGGCTGGGGCGACGACCATCCCGCCGAAGCGGCAAGCGCGCTGAACGTGGCGCTGTCCAAGCTCCGCCGCAGCCTGGGCGCCGACCGGCTCCACGGACGGGCAGAGATCGAGCTGCGGCTGCCGCCGGCGACCTTCGTCGACGCCGAGGCAGCCCTGGAAGGCGCGCACCGCGCGGAGTCCTACATCGCCGAAGGACAATGGGCGCAGGCATGGGGTCCGGCAGGAATCGCCTACCACGTCGCCACCAGGCCGTTCCTCATGGGGCTCGAAGCGCCATGGATCGACGCATGGCGACGCCGGTTGGAAGAGGTCCGACTGCGTGGGCTCGAGTGTTTCGCCGCCGCCAGCCTGGGTCTCGGCGGCCCCGCGCTCGCGCAGGCAGAGGAACGCGCCAGGATGCTGACCGAACTCGCGCCCTACCGCGAAAGTGGGCACTGCCTGCTCATGGAAGCGCTGGAACGTCGCGGCAACGTCGCTGAGGCGCTCCGCGCCTACGAGCGGCTACGGGTCCTGCTCCGAGACGAGCTCGGAATCGCGCCCAGCCCCGTCGTGCAGACCGTTCACAGACGGCTGCTGCGCACCGCCGACTAG
- a CDS encoding universal stress protein — MAATMSHVLVALDGSARDREVVDVAARVATTTGVSLALVLPHTPKVTARLADFAAGEEITPADAAEAYVDLLAEPVRDAGVPTAAITVPADDAASALSAYADRHHSAVILAAAGTRPALRRSLAERLARISSTPLIVVPAQFDGSATAAA; from the coding sequence ATGGCCGCGACGATGTCCCACGTCCTCGTCGCGCTGGACGGCTCGGCCCGCGACCGCGAGGTCGTCGACGTCGCCGCGCGCGTCGCGACGACCACCGGCGTGTCGCTCGCGTTGGTCCTTCCCCACACGCCGAAGGTGACGGCGCGCCTCGCCGACTTCGCCGCCGGCGAGGAGATCACGCCTGCAGATGCGGCCGAGGCGTACGTCGACCTGCTCGCCGAACCGGTGCGCGACGCGGGCGTCCCGACAGCCGCCATCACGGTGCCGGCCGACGACGCGGCGTCGGCACTCAGCGCCTACGCCGACCGGCACCACTCGGCCGTGATCCTCGCGGCCGCAGGCACGCGTCCTGCGCTTCGCCGCTCGCTCGCCGAGCGTCTCGCGCGGATCTCGTCGACGCCGCTGATCGTCGTGCCCGCGCAGTTCGACGGATCCGCCACCGCCGCGGCCTGA
- a CDS encoding nuclear transport factor 2 family protein: MNASNVETHRAGHDAFNDRNFAAMTARYADTIVWTDHAQGRTFTTPREFKDDFLAGWVLSSGDIRITDPHYVDAGATVLCTFTVVGTHDGQLGPFPATGKQFALALCEMWHFDTQGHVVGGDLYYDQVSLLTQLGLMPQPSAA, from the coding sequence ATGAACGCGAGCAACGTCGAGACCCATCGCGCCGGCCACGACGCCTTCAACGATCGGAATTTCGCAGCCATGACCGCGCGCTACGCCGATACCATCGTCTGGACGGACCACGCCCAGGGCCGAACGTTCACAACGCCCCGGGAGTTCAAGGACGACTTCCTCGCCGGATGGGTGCTGTCCTCCGGCGACATCCGCATCACCGACCCCCACTACGTCGACGCTGGAGCGACGGTGCTGTGCACGTTCACCGTCGTCGGCACCCACGATGGCCAGTTGGGCCCGTTCCCCGCCACCGGTAAACAGTTCGCACTGGCGCTGTGCGAGATGTGGCACTTCGACACCCAGGGGCACGTGGTTGGTGGGGACCTGTACTACGACCAGGTCTCGCTGCTCACCCAGCTGGGCCTGATGCCGCAGCCGTCGGCAGCATAG
- a CDS encoding 5'-3' exonuclease, giving the protein MLLDAPSLYFRAFFGVPPRTAADGTPVNAVSGLLDFIAHLVRVRRPTHLVACMDADWRPAWRVAAVPTYKTHRVAESDTEGVPDPLSVQVPLIEQVLDAFGIARLGVDGYEADDVIGTLAARATRPVDVVTGDRDLFQTVDDARDVRVLYIARGVGRHEVIDESAITGRYHIPGRAYADYALLRGDPSDGLPGAVGIGEKTAATLMTTYGTVDAVLAAAADRSSDMTASVRRKVLASYDYLVAARSVVRVATDLDTGVVNDALPDTPADPAGLLALADRLALDASCNRLLAALDRVAAGAGEGGGP; this is encoded by the coding sequence ATGCTGCTCGACGCGCCGTCGCTGTACTTCCGCGCGTTCTTCGGTGTGCCGCCGCGCACCGCGGCGGACGGCACACCGGTCAACGCCGTGTCCGGCTTGCTGGACTTCATCGCACACCTCGTACGCGTACGGCGGCCCACCCATCTGGTCGCGTGCATGGACGCCGACTGGCGTCCGGCATGGCGCGTCGCTGCGGTCCCGACATACAAGACCCATCGTGTGGCCGAGAGCGACACCGAGGGCGTGCCCGACCCGCTCAGCGTCCAGGTCCCGCTGATCGAGCAGGTGCTGGACGCGTTCGGCATCGCCCGGCTCGGCGTCGACGGGTACGAGGCGGACGACGTGATCGGCACCCTCGCGGCGCGCGCCACCCGTCCCGTCGACGTGGTCACGGGCGATCGCGATCTGTTCCAGACCGTGGACGACGCCCGCGACGTTCGGGTCCTCTACATCGCCCGCGGCGTGGGGCGGCACGAGGTCATCGACGAGTCGGCGATCACCGGGCGCTACCACATCCCCGGCCGAGCCTACGCCGACTACGCCCTGCTCCGGGGCGACCCGAGCGACGGGCTGCCCGGTGCCGTGGGCATCGGCGAGAAGACCGCGGCGACGCTGATGACCACGTACGGCACGGTGGACGCCGTGCTCGCGGCCGCGGCCGACCGGTCGTCGGACATGACCGCGTCGGTCCGGCGCAAGGTGCTCGCCTCGTACGACTACCTTGTCGCGGCACGCTCGGTGGTGCGTGTGGCGACCGACCTCGACACGGGCGTGGTCAACGACGCGTTGCCCGACACACCGGCTGATCCGGCGGGCCTCCTGGCGCTGGCTGATCGTCTGGCCCTCGACGCGTCCTGCAACCGGCTGCTCGCCGCACTCGACCGGGTGGCCGCAGGCGCGGGCGAGGGTGGAGGGCCGTGA
- a CDS encoding branched-chain amino acid aminotransferase produces MASKPFGSVISARMAVSVYEADRFEDHEVVSADSLPLTPASHVLHYGSACFEGLKAHRGTDGVERIFRLDRHVERMRISAELLCLPEPPVDLLTEMIRDVVVANRDDVPEPPGALYLRPVLIGTEPNIGAAARPSRTALLYVISSPVGDYFDTSRTLTVMIETELPRTTPQFGQVKTGANYAMALGITRRAAREHGADQVLFSPGGLVQETGAANFLMIDGHCIVTRGLDGSFLHGVTRDSVLTIAREQGYDVEERDVTVDEIVERAPQVEMALSGTAAVLAPIGTLIHEGQQITVGDGSPGPNTGKLRETLLAVQRGETPDRWGWTTQV; encoded by the coding sequence ATGGCCAGCAAGCCGTTCGGATCGGTGATCTCGGCCCGCATGGCGGTCAGCGTCTATGAAGCGGACCGCTTCGAGGACCACGAGGTGGTATCCGCCGACAGCCTCCCGCTGACGCCTGCGTCGCACGTCCTCCACTATGGCAGCGCCTGCTTCGAAGGCCTCAAGGCACACCGTGGTACCGACGGCGTCGAGCGCATCTTCCGACTCGACCGCCACGTGGAACGCATGCGCATCAGCGCCGAACTGCTGTGCCTGCCGGAGCCGCCGGTGGATCTGCTGACCGAGATGATCCGGGACGTCGTGGTCGCCAACCGCGACGACGTCCCGGAGCCACCCGGCGCGCTGTACCTGCGGCCGGTGCTGATCGGCACCGAACCGAACATCGGCGCCGCCGCACGCCCGTCGCGGACCGCGCTGCTGTATGTCATCTCGTCACCGGTCGGCGACTACTTCGACACCTCGCGCACCCTGACGGTCATGATCGAGACCGAGTTGCCGCGGACCACCCCGCAGTTCGGACAGGTCAAGACCGGCGCCAACTATGCGATGGCGCTGGGCATCACGCGTCGCGCCGCGCGGGAGCACGGCGCCGACCAGGTGCTGTTCTCGCCGGGCGGGCTCGTCCAGGAGACCGGGGCCGCGAACTTCCTGATGATCGACGGCCACTGCATCGTGACCCGCGGCCTCGACGGGTCGTTCCTGCACGGCGTGACCCGCGACTCGGTCCTCACGATCGCCCGCGAGCAGGGCTACGACGTCGAGGAACGTGATGTCACCGTCGACGAGATCGTCGAACGCGCCCCTCAGGTCGAGATGGCCCTGTCGGGCACAGCGGCCGTGCTCGCGCCCATCGGAACGCTGATCCACGAGGGGCAGCAGATCACCGTCGGCGACGGTTCACCCGGACCCAACACCGGCAAGCTGCGTGAGACGCTGCTCGCCGTGCAGCGGGGCGAGACGCCCGACCGCTGGGGCTGGACGACCCAGGTCTGA
- a CDS encoding DUF983 domain-containing protein produces MRPPTDRDLIARGTQRGRLLARGFRRQCPRCGHGDLFPSLLTIHDPCPRCGLVFEREEGYWLGAMIVAFAVIEGAFGLGFVATMVITWPDVPWTPLLVIGLVATAVLPILISPWTRTIWMALDRAFMPAPDQPEPPPTPTVAPGDERG; encoded by the coding sequence GTGAGACCGCCGACCGACCGCGACCTGATCGCTCGCGGAACGCAACGCGGCCGTCTGCTCGCGCGCGGGTTCCGACGGCAGTGCCCCCGCTGCGGCCACGGCGACCTGTTCCCCAGCCTGCTCACCATCCATGATCCGTGCCCCCGCTGCGGGCTGGTCTTCGAACGGGAGGAGGGGTACTGGCTGGGCGCGATGATCGTGGCGTTCGCGGTCATCGAGGGCGCGTTCGGCCTGGGGTTCGTGGCGACGATGGTCATCACGTGGCCGGACGTGCCGTGGACGCCGCTGCTGGTGATCGGACTGGTGGCCACCGCGGTGCTGCCGATCCTGATCTCACCGTGGACGCGCACCATCTGGATGGCGTTGGACCGCGCGTTCATGCCCGCCCCCGACCAGCCGGAGCCGCCACCGACGCCCACCGTTGCGCCGGGCGACGAGCGCGGCTGA
- a CDS encoding VOC family protein produces the protein MGITRLNHAVLYVSDVERSVAFYSEVLGFTRVDIDIPGMAAAFMQAPGSNNDHDLGLFQIGASAGASQAGRSTVGLYHLAWEVDTLAAMRELAGRLQANGALAGASDHGSTKSLYGRDPDGLEFEIAWIIPAGMLDEQALAARTRIGRLDLDREIERYGADTPGGIGISQPA, from the coding sequence ATGGGCATCACCCGCCTCAACCACGCTGTGCTGTACGTCAGCGACGTCGAACGCAGCGTGGCCTTCTACTCCGAGGTGCTCGGCTTCACACGCGTCGACATCGACATCCCGGGCATGGCGGCGGCGTTCATGCAGGCGCCCGGCTCGAACAACGACCACGACCTCGGGCTGTTCCAGATCGGCGCATCCGCCGGTGCGTCCCAGGCGGGGCGGTCCACCGTCGGCCTGTACCACCTGGCCTGGGAGGTCGACACGCTGGCCGCGATGCGCGAGCTCGCCGGGCGCCTGCAGGCCAACGGCGCCCTGGCCGGCGCCTCGGACCACGGGTCGACCAAGAGCCTGTACGGGCGCGATCCCGACGGCCTGGAGTTCGAGATCGCGTGGATCATCCCGGCCGGGATGCTCGATGAGCAGGCACTGGCAGCGCGGACGCGGATCGGCCGTCTGGACCTGGACCGCGAGATCGAGCGCTACGGGGCCGACACACCGGGCGGCATCGGCATCTCCCAGCCCGCCTGA
- a CDS encoding histidine phosphatase family protein: protein MPSDDEQTEYRQHRFQLPPGATDLLLIRHGESAPARVGVPIVQVDGHADPDLDPRGTQEAELVAARLADEDVTAIYVTTLRRTVQTAAPLAARTGITPTVEADLREVYLGEWEGAAFRKHIRERHPIAVEMWEQQRWDPIPGSEPMDALRKRVSAAIGRIAAHHPDERVVAFTHGGIIGMIVHLATGSTPFAFVGADNGSLTHLVVLPDDRWIVRRFNDTGHLHTDLDRPPQPLT, encoded by the coding sequence ATGCCGTCCGACGACGAACAGACCGAGTACCGCCAGCACCGCTTCCAGCTTCCGCCTGGCGCGACGGATCTGCTCCTGATCCGGCACGGCGAGTCGGCTCCCGCCCGCGTCGGCGTCCCGATCGTGCAGGTCGACGGGCACGCCGATCCCGACCTCGACCCCCGCGGCACGCAGGAGGCGGAGTTGGTCGCCGCCCGGCTCGCGGACGAGGACGTGACCGCGATCTACGTCACCACGCTGCGCCGGACGGTGCAGACGGCAGCGCCACTGGCCGCGCGGACCGGCATCACCCCGACCGTCGAAGCGGACCTGCGTGAGGTGTATCTGGGCGAGTGGGAGGGCGCCGCGTTCCGCAAGCACATCCGTGAACGGCACCCGATCGCGGTCGAGATGTGGGAGCAGCAGCGCTGGGACCCCATCCCGGGCAGCGAACCGATGGACGCGCTGCGCAAACGCGTCAGCGCCGCGATCGGGCGGATCGCGGCCCATCATCCGGACGAGCGGGTCGTGGCCTTCACGCACGGCGGCATCATCGGGATGATCGTGCACCTCGCGACCGGCAGCACGCCGTTCGCGTTCGTCGGGGCCGACAACGGTTCCCTGACGCATCTGGTCGTGCTGCCCGACGACCGGTGGATCGTGCGCCGGTTCAACGACACCGGCCACCTGCACACCGATCTCGACCGTCCCCCGCAACCACTGACCTGA
- a CDS encoding methylglyoxal synthase, giving the protein MTDVLTGRKTIALVAHDNCKTDLVEWAEYNRHALADHHLVATGTTGNILEHELGLPVERLQSGPLGGDMQIGARISEGEIDAMVFFWDPLEAQPHDPDVKALLRIGVVWNIPVACNRASADFLVSSPLLASEYARRVPDYAGHNERLQLVG; this is encoded by the coding sequence ATGACGGACGTCCTGACCGGACGCAAGACCATCGCGCTCGTCGCACACGACAACTGCAAGACCGACCTCGTCGAGTGGGCGGAGTACAACCGCCACGCACTCGCCGACCACCACCTGGTCGCGACCGGCACGACCGGCAACATCCTCGAGCACGAACTGGGCCTTCCGGTCGAGCGGCTGCAGAGCGGACCGCTCGGCGGTGACATGCAGATCGGCGCCCGGATCTCCGAGGGCGAGATCGACGCCATGGTCTTCTTCTGGGATCCCCTCGAGGCCCAGCCGCACGATCCCGACGTCAAAGCGCTGCTGCGCATCGGCGTGGTGTGGAACATCCCGGTGGCCTGCAACCGGGCGTCGGCCGACTTCCTCGTGTCGTCGCCGTTGCTGGCGAGCGAGTACGCGCGGCGCGTGCCCGACTACGCCGGGCACAACGAGCGCCTGCAGTTGGTGGGTTGA
- a CDS encoding alkaline phosphatase PhoX: MTDVDRRTFLRQGAAVTGAGLMAGPFQGFFASAARAAPGESRQLGYGPLTPVADLRDGVERLLLPEGFSYRSFDPTGDTLTDGTVIPGRHDGMAAFGDDVRPVQRGHQRGRSVLVRNHEVNGPVGAFGDPSTAYDPAAGGGTTTVFVDGRGNVERSFVSLNGTQMNCSGGPMPWGSWVTCEETVNGPDVGNDFTGQDNSLLTQKHGYLFEVPAGERGHREPIRNAGRFAHEAAEYDRRTNAVYETEDNFNFPSGFYRYLPPTDPMKRGRLDDGGRLQMLAVAGQPNLDLSGVTAPAPEVGSSYPVEWVDIDDPDPDVDGFTNDEAIVAVGDQGRARGGAIFSRLEGAAMAGPVVYFTSTQGGETPPGDEDPSGFGAGRGQIWAYHTTREQLYLLYESPSRDVLDFPDNIATSRTGTLVICEDGDEGNFLRGLTRQGQIFDFAKNNIAGRTDDEFAGATFSPDHETLFCNIQASSGLTFAIWGPWGGGGF; this comes from the coding sequence ATGACAGATGTAGATCGGCGCACGTTCCTGCGGCAGGGCGCTGCCGTCACCGGAGCCGGCCTGATGGCCGGACCGTTCCAGGGATTCTTCGCCTCGGCGGCTCGCGCCGCACCGGGCGAAAGCCGCCAGTTGGGCTACGGTCCGCTGACACCGGTCGCCGATCTGCGCGACGGCGTGGAGCGCCTGCTGCTGCCCGAGGGCTTCAGCTACCGCTCGTTCGACCCGACCGGCGACACCCTCACCGATGGCACGGTGATTCCCGGTCGCCACGACGGCATGGCCGCGTTCGGCGATGACGTGCGTCCGGTGCAGCGGGGTCACCAGCGCGGTCGGTCGGTGCTCGTGCGCAACCACGAGGTCAACGGTCCCGTCGGTGCGTTCGGTGATCCGTCGACCGCCTACGATCCTGCGGCGGGTGGCGGCACGACGACCGTCTTCGTCGACGGCCGCGGCAACGTCGAGCGCAGCTTCGTCAGCCTCAACGGCACGCAGATGAACTGCTCGGGCGGCCCGATGCCGTGGGGCAGTTGGGTCACGTGCGAAGAGACCGTCAACGGGCCCGACGTCGGCAACGACTTCACCGGGCAGGACAACTCGCTGCTCACCCAGAAGCACGGCTACCTGTTCGAGGTGCCGGCCGGTGAGCGCGGGCACCGCGAGCCGATCCGCAACGCGGGCCGGTTCGCCCACGAGGCCGCGGAGTACGACCGCCGGACCAACGCGGTGTACGAGACCGAGGACAACTTCAACTTCCCGTCCGGCTTCTACCGCTACCTGCCACCGACCGACCCGATGAAGCGGGGGCGCCTCGACGACGGCGGGCGGTTGCAGATGCTGGCCGTCGCCGGGCAGCCGAACCTCGACCTGTCCGGTGTGACCGCTCCGGCCCCGGAGGTGGGGTCGAGCTACCCGGTCGAATGGGTTGACATCGACGATCCCGATCCCGATGTGGACGGGTTCACGAACGACGAGGCGATCGTCGCGGTCGGCGACCAGGGCCGCGCACGTGGTGGTGCGATCTTTTCGAGGCTCGAGGGTGCGGCCATGGCCGGCCCGGTCGTGTACTTCACGTCGACCCAGGGTGGCGAGACACCACCGGGTGACGAGGATCCGTCGGGGTTCGGAGCCGGACGCGGACAGATCTGGGCGTACCACACGACGCGTGAGCAGCTCTACCTGCTGTACGAATCGCCTTCCCGGGACGTGCTCGACTTCCCCGACAACATCGCGACCAGCAGGACCGGCACCCTCGTGATCTGTGAGGACGGTGACGAAGGCAACTTCCTGCGCGGGCTGACACGGCAGGGTCAGATCTTCGACTTCGCCAAGAACAACATCGCCGGCCGGACCGACGACGAGTTCGCCGGCGCGACGTTCAGTCCCGACCATGAGACCCTGTTCTGCAACATCCAGGCGAGCAGCGGGCTGACGTTCGCCATCTGGGGTCCCTGGGGAGGCGGTGGCTTCTAG
- a CDS encoding DUF1353 domain-containing protein: MTDTTRDGPQWRHGFDIDGQSGGPIRLAQVDRRFFELRSRIDFRGHTGLEGRVPDATIARIRTLDPPERFLTDLGSVPGPTRWFLGSYGEHTPAVIIHDWLIPVSRTCGLDGMTDQYADRYMRFMLDEVGVRWLKRWIMWAAVALRTRYAAGGLRRVSVVAWLVAALIGLSTFLYTLLFGEIGWVTVAAAVAPALFAGLWGRQYGAGLIAGLTVPWLLPPTVLAVIGYAIYWVIESIAGVVLAWLGRAPQDPGTMAAEGM, from the coding sequence ATGACCGACACCACGCGCGACGGGCCACAGTGGCGCCACGGCTTCGACATCGACGGGCAGTCCGGCGGGCCGATCCGGCTCGCGCAGGTCGACCGCCGCTTCTTCGAGCTGCGCTCACGCATCGACTTCCGGGGTCACACCGGCCTGGAGGGTCGTGTGCCCGACGCGACCATCGCCAGGATCAGAACGCTCGATCCGCCAGAGCGGTTCCTGACCGACCTCGGGTCCGTTCCCGGCCCGACGCGCTGGTTCCTCGGTAGCTACGGCGAGCACACGCCGGCCGTCATCATCCACGACTGGCTCATCCCGGTCTCCCGGACGTGCGGGCTGGACGGCATGACCGATCAGTACGCCGACCGGTACATGCGCTTCATGCTCGACGAGGTCGGCGTCCGCTGGCTCAAGCGGTGGATCATGTGGGCGGCCGTGGCGCTGCGCACGCGCTACGCAGCCGGCGGACTGCGGCGGGTCTCGGTCGTGGCCTGGCTGGTCGCCGCACTGATCGGGCTGTCGACGTTCCTGTACACGCTGCTGTTCGGCGAGATCGGCTGGGTCACCGTGGCCGCGGCGGTCGCGCCGGCGCTGTTCGCCGGCCTGTGGGGACGCCAGTACGGCGCGGGACTGATCGCCGGTCTCACGGTGCCGTGGCTGCTACCCCCGACCGTGCTCGCCGTCATCGGCTACGCGATCTACTGGGTGATCGAGAGCATCGCCGGTGTGGTGCTGGCCTGGCTCGGCCGTGCACCGCAAGACCCGGGCACCATGGCGGCGGAGGGCATGTGA
- a CDS encoding endonuclease/exonuclease/phosphatase family protein → MSSSRLQRALATTLAVVMALAVAAPAAAGPGRDDAPGRQTLRAATFNASLNRFNQGDLADDLSTPDDPQAQRIAEIIQRVRPDVLLINEFDYDPSAVDLFRDNYLEVAQDGAEPITYPYAFIDESNTGVLPDTEVDFDENGVFALPGDAFGFGFFPGQFGMLVLSRYPIATDEVRTFQTFLWRDMPGALLPDDPDTPEEPGDYYTDAELDVFRLSSKSHWDVPIEVGRSTVHMLAAHPTPPVFDDPVIDQNGLRNHDEIRFWADYVHPGRGGYIYDDDGETGGLDPGEPFVIVGDYNADPFDGDSVDGAANQLLDSPRVNDRIVPSSAGAATDSIEDGGVNVDHEGDPANDTADFSDAPPFGAGNLRVDYVLPSRQLTIRDSGVFWPTEDDPLFRLVGDDDPDAGVPLSSDHRLVWIDVKVPGRN, encoded by the coding sequence ATGAGCAGCAGTCGACTGCAGCGTGCACTCGCGACCACACTGGCGGTGGTCATGGCGTTGGCGGTGGCCGCTCCGGCCGCCGCCGGTCCCGGGCGCGACGATGCGCCCGGACGGCAGACGCTGCGCGCCGCGACCTTCAACGCGTCGCTCAACCGGTTCAACCAGGGCGATCTGGCCGACGATCTGTCGACGCCCGACGATCCGCAGGCGCAACGCATCGCCGAGATCATCCAGCGTGTCCGTCCCGACGTGCTGCTCATCAACGAGTTCGACTACGACCCCTCGGCCGTCGACCTGTTCCGTGACAACTACCTGGAGGTCGCACAGGACGGGGCGGAGCCCATCACCTACCCGTACGCGTTCATCGACGAGTCCAACACCGGCGTCCTGCCCGACACCGAGGTCGACTTCGACGAGAATGGTGTGTTCGCCCTGCCCGGCGACGCATTCGGCTTCGGGTTCTTCCCCGGCCAGTTCGGGATGCTGGTGCTGTCGCGGTACCCGATCGCGACCGACGAGGTGCGCACGTTCCAGACGTTCCTGTGGCGTGACATGCCCGGCGCGTTGCTGCCGGACGACCCCGACACGCCTGAGGAGCCTGGCGACTACTACACCGACGCCGAGCTCGACGTGTTCCGCCTGAGCTCCAAGAGCCACTGGGACGTGCCGATCGAGGTCGGACGCTCGACGGTGCACATGCTGGCCGCCCACCCGACGCCGCCGGTGTTCGACGATCCGGTCATCGATCAGAACGGGCTGCGCAACCACGACGAGATCCGGTTCTGGGCGGACTACGTCCACCCGGGCCGCGGCGGCTACATCTACGACGACGACGGGGAGACCGGCGGTCTGGACCCCGGCGAGCCATTCGTCATCGTCGGCGACTACAACGCCGATCCGTTCGACGGTGACAGCGTGGACGGCGCCGCGAACCAACTGCTCGACAGCCCGCGGGTCAACGACCGGATCGTGCCCTCGAGCGCGGGTGCCGCGACGGACTCGATCGAGGACGGTGGCGTGAACGTCGATCACGAGGGCGACCCCGCCAACGACACGGCCGACTTCAGCGACGCCCCGCCGTTCGGAGCGGGCAACCTGCGCGTCGACTACGTGCTGCCGAGCCGGCAGCTGACCATCCGCGACAGCGGCGTGTTCTGGCCGACGGAGGACGATCCGTTGTTCCGCCTGGTCGGCGACGATGACCCTGACGCCGGGGTCCCTCTCAGCTCGGACCATCGCCTGGTGTGGATCGACGTCAAAGTCCCCGGACGCAACTGA